catcaggagacacggcatcagcttccatagttacgctgatgatacacaactgtacattgccgtgtctcctgatgaaacagatcaaattgatgcccttcttaactgcattgtagacatcaagtcatggatggcattgaatttcctacagctcaaccaggacaaaactgaggttttagttataggtcctgaaggccagagagagaaactttttccaaaactacaacatcttaacccttgtgccctcctcgggcatttttgtacatttttctcaactttttttttttatttagcgatcattttggctgtgttacagcttgtggcatggatttctgtaggaactcttctttttagtcaaatttttgaaatccagtgtcttttactcttacctgtcttttattttcctgtaatgcattttgcaccctctaaccaccttcgtggcaaaaatgtacacgcacaaaatctgccataaaatactcatacatcaatatttttttctgctttttttttttgcttgaatcccttagttaacttgttccctgatcaaaatgatcaaatattcaataattttctggattttaaccctttaaatgccagttttattatttgaattactaattatttgttttaaaaaaaacactgaattttattccacatatcagaaatatgacaaaaataggtttttatcatcttaagaacatagccagagtccgcccgtttctctcccaggccagtacggaggtgctaatgcatgcttttatttcctgttgcttagattattgtaatgccctgctctctggtcttcccaaaaagagtactctaaatctccaattattacaaaactcagccgcacgagtgctgacgaggaccagagggcgggagcacattacaccagttttagagtcactgcattggctccccgtgcgcttcaggatcgattttaaggttcttttactggtttttaaatgtcttaacggccttgcgccctcctacttatctgacctgcttttgccatatcaaccctcgcggaccctgacGTCCTCCGactctggccttttatccctaccaaaaccaagaactaaaacccacggtgaggcggcatttagccactatggcccccgcttgtggaacagcctgccggagaacctcaggtctgcagagactgttgatatttttaagggaaggttaaagacacacctttttaatcaggcttttaactaatattttaaattcttattccattcttatgtggttctatcgtattttattttatttgttgttgtttctatcttgttttttttttttttaaactattttcatcttaaatatatatatatttttttaaat
This genomic window from Sparus aurata chromosome 13, fSpaAur1.1, whole genome shotgun sequence contains:
- the LOC115593693 gene encoding uncharacterized protein LOC115593693 gives rise to the protein MLPLGDVIRRHGISFHSYADDTQLYIAVSPDETDQIDALLNCIVDIKSWMALNFLQLNQDKTEVLVIGPEGQREKLFPKLQHLNPCALLGHFCTFKKTLNFIPHIRNMTKIGFYHLKNIARVRPFLSQASTEVLMHAFISCCLDYCNALLSGLPKKSTLNLQLLQNSAARVLTRTRGREHITPVLESLHWLPVRFRIDFKVLLLVFKCLNGLAPSYLSDLLLPYQPSRTLTSSDSGLLSLPKPRTKTHGEAAFSHYGPRLWNSLPENLRSAETVDIFKGRLKTHLFNQAFN